CGGTCGATCTGAGCGGAGGCATCCTGCTGTTCATCGGTCTCGGTGGTCTGCTCTGGTGCGCGTCGACGCTGATGCTGCTCCTGGACTATCGCGACCGCCTCGATGCGGAACCCGGCGTCGCCTGGGGGCGGCTGGCCGTGCCGTTCGTCGTCGCGGTGGGCTACGGAGTGACGGCTGGTCTCCTCGTCGGCAGCTGGCAACTCGCCGCCATGCCGGTGGTGCAGTTCTTCGTCTTGCTGAGCTGGCCTCGCGGCGTGCGGGTGCGGGTCGTCGCCGCGGCGACCTTCCTCCTGATCGCGCTCGCCCTGGTCGATTCGGCGACGAGCGGGGTGGGAGTCGGGCTTCCCTGGTGGATGCCGGTCATCTACGGGGCGATGCTGCCCGGAATGAGCGTGAGCTCGCTGTGGTGGTGGGATGTGCTGGTGACCCTCGACCGCGCCAGGGCGTCTGAGGCCCGGCTCGCCGCGACCCAGGAGCGCCTGCGCGTGGCGACCGATGTGCACGACCTGCAAGGGCACCATCTCCAGGTCGTCGCGTTGCAGCTGGAACTCGCCGAGCGTCTGCTGCCGGACGACCCGGAGGCGGGGATGCAGCAGCTGCACGCGGCGCGGATCAGCGTCGACGAGGCGCGCCAGGGCACCAGAGACCTCGCGATGCGGTTCCGCTCTGTCCCGCTCGGAGACGAACTGGCCAACGCCCGTGATCTGCTGACCGCGGCCGGACTGCAGGTGGATGCCGCGATCGATGCGGATGCCGATGCGGCGCCGGCGTCGGCTCTCGGACCCGTCATCCGAGAGACGACCACGAACGTCCTGCGGCACGGCGGCGGGGTGCATGCGCGCCTCGTGCTGACCCGGACCGCCGATGCGTGGCGCTACGAGATCGCGAACGACGTGGCGATCGGCGCCGAGATCGAACATGACGGCTCGGGTCTCGAGGGCGTGCGGCGGCGGATCGAGGAGGCGCACGGCTCCCTCGACGTGCGGCGCGATGCCGATGAGTTCGTCGTGGCCGTGACCGTGCCCTCGACCTCGGAGGAGGCGCGATGATCCGGGTGCTGCTCGCCGA
This DNA window, taken from Microbacterium maritypicum, encodes the following:
- a CDS encoding sensor histidine kinase, which codes for MTRVPSALAAAPAPGSRQLARGITATWWYTVTAVLFIELMLVGAWTGIAAAVDLSGGILLFIGLGGLLWCASTLMLLLDYRDRLDAEPGVAWGRLAVPFVVAVGYGVTAGLLVGSWQLAAMPVVQFFVLLSWPRGVRVRVVAAATFLLIALALVDSATSGVGVGLPWWMPVIYGAMLPGMSVSSLWWWDVLVTLDRARASEARLAATQERLRVATDVHDLQGHHLQVVALQLELAERLLPDDPEAGMQQLHAARISVDEARQGTRDLAMRFRSVPLGDELANARDLLTAAGLQVDAAIDADADAAPASALGPVIRETTTNVLRHGGGVHARLVLTRTADAWRYEIANDVAIGAEIEHDGSGLEGVRRRIEEAHGSLDVRRDADEFVVAVTVPSTSEEAR